A genomic stretch from Mus pahari chromosome 6, PAHARI_EIJ_v1.1, whole genome shotgun sequence includes:
- the Fbxo2 gene encoding F-box only protein 2 — protein sequence MDGDGDPESVSHPEEVSPEEQPEEAGAEASAEEEQSREAEEEEEAEAVEYLAELPEPLLLRVLAELPATELVQACRLVCLRWKELVDGAPLWLLKCQQEGLVPEGSGDEEERDHWQQFYFLSKRRRNLLRNPCGEEDLEGWSDVEHGGDGWRVEELPGDNGVEFTQDDSVKRYFASSFEWCRKAQVIDLQAEGYWEELLDTTQPAIVVKDWYSGRTDAGSLYELTVRLLSEHEDVLAEFTTGQVAVPEDGSWMEISHTFTDYGPGVRFVRFEHGGQDSVYWKGWFGARVTNSSVWVEP from the exons ATGGATGGAGATGGTGATCCAG AGAGTGTGAGCCACCCCGAAGAAGTGAGCCCAGAGGAGCAGCCAGAGGAGGCGGGCGCCGAGGCGAGTGCGGAGGAGGAGCAGTCCCGGGAGgcggaggaggaagaagaggcggAGGCCGTGGAGTACCTGGCCGAGCTGCCCGAGCCGCTGCTGCTGCGCGTGCTGGCCGAGCTGCCAGCTACGGAGCTGGTGCAGGCCTGCCGCCTGGTGTGTCTGCGCTGGAAGGAGCTGGTGGACGGCGCCCCACTGTGGCTGCTCAAGTGCCAGCAGGAGGGGCTGGTGCCTGAGGGCAGCGGTGATGAGGAGGAGCGGGACCACTGGCAACAGTTCTACTTTCTGAGCAAGAGGAGGCGCAACCTGCTGCGTAACCCGTGTGGGGAAG AGGACTTGGAGGGCTGGAGCGACGTGGAGCACGGTGGGGACGGCTGGAGGGTGGAGGAACTGCCCGGAGACAATGGGGTGGAATTTACCCAAGATGACAGCGTTAAGAGATACTTCGCCTCCTCCTTCGa GTGGTGTCGCAAAGCGCAGGTCAttgatctgcaggcagagggCTACTGGGAGGAGCTACTGGACACCACCCAGCCGGCCATCGTGGTGAAGGACTG GTATTCGGGTCGCACGGATGCTGGCAGCCTGTATGAGCTCACTGTGAGGCTGCTGTCGGAGCACGAAGATGTGCTGGCGGAGTTCACTACAGGACAAGTGGCTGTGCCAGAGGACGGCAGCTGGATGGAG ATCTCCCACACCTTCACCGACTACGGGCCAGGCGTCCGCTTTGTCCGCTTCGAGCACGGAGGGCAGGACTCCGTCTACTGGAAGGGCTGGTTCGGGGCCCGGGTGACCAACAGTAGCGTGTGGGTGGAACCCTGA